TCTCGTTTTGAAGCAGCCGGCCAGTTGAAAATCGGTCACATAGGCCCGGCCGTCACTGCCACGGAGCCAGTTCTGCTCCTTGGCGAGATCATTATGGCAGATGCCGGCACGGTGCAGCTTGCGAAGCGCGAGCTTGGCAGAGCGGAAATAGGCGAGGTCGCCATGGGGCTTTGCCAGATGCAGCGCGACGCCGTCGATGAAGCCGCGTACCAGCGCTTGCCGTCCCGCCCACAGCAGCTTCGGGCCGACGTCGAGCTCGCGTGCCAGCGCCAGCGCGCGGCGTTCGCGGGCGAAGAGATGGCGGGCGAGCGGATAGGACCACAGCGGCACCTGGTCGAGCCGGCGCAGCACCGCGTCAACCTCACCGGTATCGTCGCGAAAGCGGCCGCGTTCGACGGTCGAGAACACGTCTCGCTTCAGCAGTACGCCTTCGGTCCAGCGCGCCGACAGAATGGCGGCGTCGTCTTTTGGCAAACCCATGGTGTTACGCCGCCGCCGCTACGCGCAGATGATCGGCAATCCAGCGATCGAGATCGGCCAGCGCCCGGGCGCTGAGCGCCTGCTTTTTTGCCACTGTCTTCTCGTTGCCGCGCAGCCTCGTGCCGTCGGGCTTCTTGGTCGGCGGACTGGCCAGCGGCGGGAACAGACCGAAATTGATGTTCATCGGCTGGAATGAGCGCGTTCCGGCCTCAATGGTTTCGATGTGGCCGCCAGTGATATGCCCGAGCAGCGAGCCCAACGCGGTGGTCACGGGCGGCGGTTCGAGCGACTGCGCCCGCGCGTTCGCCGCGGCATAGAGGCCCGCGATCAGGCCGATGCTGGCGGATTCCACATAGCCCTCGCAGCCGGTCATCTGGCCGGCAAAGCGCAGCCTCGGCTGCGCGCGCAAGCGCAACTGGCCATCCAGCAGCTTTGGCGAATTCAGGAAGGTGTTGCGATGCAGGCCGCCGAGCCGGGCGAATTCGGCGTTCTCGAGCCCCGGAATGGTACGGAACACGCGCTGCTGTGCACCGTAGTTCAGTTTGGTCTGGAAGCCGACGATGTTGTAGAGCGTGCCGAGCTTGTTGTCCTGCCGCAACTGCACGATCGCGTAGGCCTTGACGGTCGGGTTGTGCGGATTGGTCAGCCCGACCGGCTTCATCGGCCCGTGCCGCAGGGTTTCCGGTCCGCGTTCGGCCATCACTTCGACCGGCAGGCAGCCGTCGAAATAGGGCGTACTGGTTTCCCAGTCCTTGAAATCCACCTTCTCGCCGGCGAGGAGCGCCGCGACAAAGGCGTCATACTGTTCTTTGGCCATCGGGCAGTTGATGTAGTCGGCGCCGGTGCCGCCGGGCCCGACCTTGTCGTAACGCGACTGAAACCACGCCACCGACATGTCGATGGAATCCCTGTGTACGATCGGCGCGATCGCATCGAAGAACGCCAGCGCGTTCTCGTCGGTGAGTTCGCGGATGGCGTCCGCCAGCGGCGCCGAGGTGAGGGGGCCGGTCGCGACGATCACGTTACCCCATTCGGCGGGCGGCAGGCCGGCGATTTCAGTCCGGTCGATCTCGATCAGGGGATGGTCGTGCAGGGCGCGGGTGACGGCCGCGGAAAACCCGTCGCGGTCGACCGCCAGCGCCCCGCCCGCGGGCACCTGGTTGGTGTCGGCGCAGCGCATGATCAGCGAGCCCAGCCGGCGCATTTCGGCATGCAGCAGGCCGACGGCGTTGTTGGCGGCGTCGTCGGAGCGAAACGAGTTGGAGCAGACGAGTTCGGCCAGGCCCTCGGTGCGGTGCGCCTCGGTCATCCGCAACGGGCGCATCTCGTGGAGGACGACGCGAACACCCGCATTGGCGATCTGCCAGGCAGCTTCCGAACCGGCCAAGCCGCCGCCAACCACATGGACGGTGTCAGTTTGGGGAGTGGAGGAAATCATGCGCGCAGGGTTAGCGCGTTTTCGCGCCAAGCGCACCGGTTTGCGTGAAGAAAACGCGTCAAACCAAAAGCTGGAAACGACAACGCCCGCAGCGGGGCGGGCGTTATCCGTTCGTCAGGCGGCTGAACAGAAATCAGCTGCTATAGGTTCCGGCGGCAACGCGCGGAATGTCCGCACGATCAAGGCCGATATCGGCCAGTTCGCGATCGCTGAGCTGGGACAGTTCGCTGACATTGCGCTGATAATCCCGGAACGCCTGGATCATGCGGATGAGCGAGAGTAGCATCGTAGTCTCCTTGAAGTTGCGATTCAGCCTTTGAGGTCGGCCTCATCGTTGAAATGAATATAGCTTAGATTCCGCAGTGCAGAAGTTCCGATGTTGCGATGCAGCTAATCCTAAAACGCATGGCATTGGTAAGAGCCGCTTAACCTTTGCGCATGGCTGCCGGATCGGTCGGCTTGCGTGCCCAGCACCTGCAAGTAATGCCGTAAATTTGCGGGTTTTGTGTAATCGCGTGATGACTCTTATCGTCTGACCAAGTGGCGGTGGGGAAGGCCGAACACAAGTTGGCGACCGGGTCCGGCAGACAAAATGTGCAAATTAGCCAGGTTTTTTGGAATTTTCTTATGCGCTAATCGCATGTGTCGTGTCGCTTATAAATGAATATATATTCATTATTACAAGCAGTGAAGCTGCACCTGCCTGGATAGTTTGGGACTGTGCGGCCAACCTGCGTGACGGGTCATTTCGTCAGCGCAACCGCGCGCGCGAGGTTGATGACGGGACGGCCGATGTCATGTGCGGCGGCGTCCCGGTGTTTGGCCTGTTGGGGAAGACCCGGTTCAATTGCTTGTCCTGTCGTCAGCGTCGAAACGATAGCGCGCCTGAGGTGCCGGCTACCGTTGCCGTGAAATGATTTGCAGCATCACCAAAGATGATTGCCGCAAGACCGCGCGTGCCTTCCTTACCGGACCGTAATGAAAAAGAACGATTTCGCATAAGGCCTGTGCGCGCCGCGCTTACAACCTCGCGCGAAGTTCATCCTGAAGTTCCTCCGCTTCGGCGAAGAATTGTTTTTGCAGACGGCAATGATGCCGTCTGTCCAAAAACAAAAGGGGAGTTACCATGCTCAACAAATTACTCGCAGCCACCGCAATTGCAGCCTTGGCATTTGCCGTCGCTCCCGCCGACGCAGCGCGAGTCAAAGCGGGCTGCAGCGGCGATAATCTGAGCAAGACCGAAACGATGATCGAGAACATGGCGGACGGCGAGGGCAAGATCGCCGCCCAGAAGGAAATTGCGGCTGCCCAGGATGCCATGCTGAGCGGCAAGATGGGCGTCTGTGCGTCACATCTGAGCAAGGCGATGCACGTGGGTACGGCGAAGTAGACTAGCTTGCAAAGGGCCGGTCGGCTTGCGATCGGCCCTTTGAATTTTTCTGTTCAAGGCGCCCGCGAAAGCTGCGTCGCGAAATAGGCGATGGTCTTGGCGTAGACATCGCTCTTGTTCCACTCCTTGATCGCAGCGAAATTGGCGCTGCCGGGCTCCCAGTCCTTGCCGCGTTGCCAGCCGTGGCTGGCAAGGAAGTTGGCGGTCGAAGCCAGCACGTCCGGGGGGCTGCGCAGCAGATCGCGGCGGCCGTTGCTGTCGAAATCAACCGCGAACTTGATGTAGGACGACGGCATGAACTGGGTCTGGCCGATTTCGCCCGCCCATGCGCCGCGCAACTCCTGTGGCGCGATATCGCCGCGCTCGACGATGCGCAGCGCGTCCATCAGCTCGGCCTTGAACAGGTCGGTGCGGCGGCAGTCATAGGCCAGCGTCGCCAGCGAGCGCAGCGTCGGGAATTTTCCGATGTTGACGCCGAAATCAGTTTCCAGGCCCCAGATCGCCACCAGTACTTCGCCGGGCACGCCATACGCCTGTTCGATTCGCCCGAGCACCGAGCCGTATTGCTTGAGCATGTTGGCGCCGCGGGTCAGCCGGGGCGGAACCATGCGGCCGGAGAATTCCTCAAACGTCTGGCTGAACACCTTCTGCGAATGGTCGCGGGCCAGCACGCTCTTGTCGAGCGTGACGCCGGTCAGGCCAGCCTGTATGGCGGCGGCCGAAATGCCTTTGGCGGCTGCTTCCTTCTTGAAATCTTCCAGCCACGTTTCGAACGGACCCGTGCCACAGGGCGCCGCCAAGGCTGGCGCCGCAGAAGTCACCAACAGGGCGCCCAGGGTCAGAGCGCGCAGAGAAAGGCGGGAAATCATCGTGCCGTTCGCTCCACGATCGATGCATCATCGATGGTTAGTGTCCACGTCACGTCGAATGTTCGAAGTAAGATCGGCCAAAACAAGGCTGATGTCGTTGCTGCCGATGCCTTTCCGTTGAAGATGCTCAATTCATCGTTAGTGAGCGGTGAACGACGACACCGCCGGTCGGTTCGGCCGGCGGTGTGATCGACCGGGTTCCGTGCAGGCCTAT
This portion of the Bradyrhizobium sp. AZCC 2262 genome encodes:
- a CDS encoding lytic murein transglycosylase, translating into MISRLSLRALTLGALLVTSAAPALAAPCGTGPFETWLEDFKKEAAAKGISAAAIQAGLTGVTLDKSVLARDHSQKVFSQTFEEFSGRMVPPRLTRGANMLKQYGSVLGRIEQAYGVPGEVLVAIWGLETDFGVNIGKFPTLRSLATLAYDCRRTDLFKAELMDALRIVERGDIAPQELRGAWAGEIGQTQFMPSSYIKFAVDFDSNGRRDLLRSPPDVLASTANFLASHGWQRGKDWEPGSANFAAIKEWNKSDVYAKTIAYFATQLSRAP
- a CDS encoding DUF1127 domain-containing protein is translated as MLLSLIRMIQAFRDYQRNVSELSQLSDRELADIGLDRADIPRVAAGTYSS
- the trmFO gene encoding methylenetetrahydrofolate--tRNA-(uracil(54)-C(5))-methyltransferase (FADH(2)-oxidizing) TrmFO — protein: MISSTPQTDTVHVVGGGLAGSEAAWQIANAGVRVVLHEMRPLRMTEAHRTEGLAELVCSNSFRSDDAANNAVGLLHAEMRRLGSLIMRCADTNQVPAGGALAVDRDGFSAAVTRALHDHPLIEIDRTEIAGLPPAEWGNVIVATGPLTSAPLADAIRELTDENALAFFDAIAPIVHRDSIDMSVAWFQSRYDKVGPGGTGADYINCPMAKEQYDAFVAALLAGEKVDFKDWETSTPYFDGCLPVEVMAERGPETLRHGPMKPVGLTNPHNPTVKAYAIVQLRQDNKLGTLYNIVGFQTKLNYGAQQRVFRTIPGLENAEFARLGGLHRNTFLNSPKLLDGQLRLRAQPRLRFAGQMTGCEGYVESASIGLIAGLYAAANARAQSLEPPPVTTALGSLLGHITGGHIETIEAGTRSFQPMNINFGLFPPLASPPTKKPDGTRLRGNEKTVAKKQALSARALADLDRWIADHLRVAAAA